A portion of the Homalodisca vitripennis isolate AUS2020 chromosome 2, UT_GWSS_2.1, whole genome shotgun sequence genome contains these proteins:
- the LOC124353629 gene encoding zinc finger homeobox protein 4 isoform X2, with translation MPSPILGDTSLDEGDSCAENRRKRKRKREDDMSPEDETTASPPAGIIAGRDEDERRMSSPPSGSKFIHDQIPGTTRLSEDCLDQTVVQHRSNEMTVTEDVRESMEKARTKESYAEDSWGTSDVEKFDGKIVYNPDGSAYIIEDSELSEDDTELPQLIGDGCIVDGRGVNLSQFQVFPQIANAFYVSRNPSLYNALYGNSAYSNKLLPDKKIVPEIPIMHSYRVYTVRDNKSGGEKPESLEVKKSGKDCSSVPVKPILMCFICKLSFGYAKSFVAHAMGDHNVVLREDEKDILGHKNASAIIQCVGKEKEPLVSFLEPVSPVIGLGGDKQPQSSVTMSRTSPSSAYGDMIPKTSTSDGHGSSECGEDKMCLDDSEQHVQSLQVPETSVSLPQNGSSSNNNNFNSRLMSNMNCVMDLTRKSPVSASVASSGNNGRSSVSPGASPSPGSTLSPLLSQTMGYPQPPPNFLTGTTIGVCPDHMGGRPSGVECAKCELILSSSRLGGIGGPLAGMHSRNSCKTLKCPKCNWHYKYQETLEIHMKEKHPEAETSCIYCIAGQPHPRLARGETYTCGYKPYRCEVCNYSTTTKGNLSIHMQSDKHLNNMQELQNGGVPNDMSQHPTTPPQHHSKPAGMSSPGAHHHPHHHHSPISSGQSQKPKPTFRCDVCNYETNVARNLRIHMTSEKHTHNMMVLQQNVKHMQTLSAIQQSHHQQLNFESLLHFHPGLTLPGDKPPPHTEAALADMAYNQALLIQMMTGGQMPPHIPPELAPHMDMGLNPETMEPPPEPADPNPDHLFQCCVCNVFASDSLEQLSHHLSADRTKIREQEILAVVAGHYVCKLCTYKTNLKANFQLHCKTDKHLQRLQHVNHVKEGGPRNEWKLKYVSSPGVVQVRCHACDYYTNSAHKLQLHAAGQRHEASSLLFRHLNSADGPRIFHCALCGFSSRAKLPLLQHVRSMKHLQMEQIHQLQRRSEGKELQTDIGEVFQILSPPPEPEQEQERAEAHMRDSSRERKLSTPTIPSETQSQSMMETTEDKSSGDTHMCPYCNYSSNSEMRIQAHVLAQHSQNERPSSASSPARDFLCPLCQDGFRDRPQLEKHVMQIHSVNSEGLQRLLMLVDQSHWLNSTSRSTTQQTPPGHHHSPSSVASSSGSKEQERPAQAEGSREDEKEDAQNLSASEEQVEDENKCQTCHKSFRNIDELCQHQNETGHLELKQTPSGPGYLCWKKGCNQYFQTAHSLQMHFREIHARGGNSTPAVAVSEKHVYKYRCSQCSLAFKTMEKLQLHSQYHLIRDATKCVLCGRSFRSILALHKHVETSHPELTEEELMAYKQSLMNNPLLLAGISGQILDPSTNELLKKESMKVDSDEAMEIDDSPGKDNMDESANQAGDGENSDDSLVYKEQQFLEDYLNSPAIAEDSYNDPNRKYKCHRCKVAFTRQSYLTGHNKTLLHRKGEKLSYPMEKYLDPNRPYKCDVCKESFTQKNILLVHYNSVSHLHKLKRAMQEQQQNNNNNPAVSPQTAASVAAAALAATLGVAPGQLTPKTSTLTEEDDKKPYKCNICKVAYSQGSTLDIHMRSVLHQTRASKLQDLAITGQIDLSKPLIEQPEPQKAQDQHKKLIQDILGSSPKNSSLLTSPPSSGSGASQAPGSSPGSGGLVPSSISSTPNLTSVPTSIANNTSNSPSSVIPSPTQQGMVSCQRCSALFGNQEQLTTHQQLYCMFGSPMTMFPPLPTPPSSASNTLTQSLSSPSNKTPPPNPMTPLTEDTFPRISIPSKKSSQMYKHLLESFGFDLVMQFNENHQRRQRKEREENEKLMAEISSTTPAVEEMEVQVSTAVSEQPEAPPPEPEVEVKMEEEPPTVDLPEVAKSTCQHCNKEFSSVWVLKAHCEEVHRDLVPLDFLEKYAQQFKCEYEKKSVPTSSSTATTNTTVTSTTAANTDVTPEKDEDNKEAIHAKIGLSQSQSTPPEMATAPSTPTASSTPASSTDSLPSTLNNTIAAVAAGMGGSNPTATNLTMSLAQQMNEMQAALNVMAASQLQQQLQQFNPMMMGMAGLGMGLPLGLNMPALAAMNLQPPLVPMMMPPPPFDPMVGLGQGFSPQGTGLDTAALLAKQQQHLLQQQQQVVNASQQKRARTRITDDQLKILRAHFDINNSPSEDQIHEMAGQSGLPPKVIKHWFRNTLFKERQRNKDSPYNFNNPPSTTLNLEEYEKTGEAKVMPLNSSGSSTSTEEPATPAKETPKTPPAVKPTPPPPPPPPPAPQQLPASPMQPPHKSGQQQSQMQQQKQQHSPIQLQNPFNPQPQQFPHPPDAIKKEPREPMSQQQLDEQKFNNMLMEAEQRLKREMVDEKPNIYQGQVMSPPSPNMNERMNIIPARSTSPENLTLTSIISSQLGPESMGMNTPNQMAVSHSNMLPPKLTPPNFTSPNHMSPAGMPLTPTSRSMSPGRSGSADCFSHAMLGGNNGNNSANSSGKRANRTRFTDYQIKVLQEFFENNAYPKDDDLEYLSKLLNLSPRVIVVWFQNARQKARKVYENQPPVDPAPGLDDAGAGRFQRTPGLNYQCKKCLLVFQRYYELIRHQKTHCFKEEDAKRSAQAQAAAAQIAAVLSSEDSNSSTIVEQNQQNQLANLVGLNTSSNPSTPAAPMTPTPSQSMYPPSPVPPSTPTPDAKDSSFQCDNCNLVFPRFDLWREHQLVHIMNPNLFPSYPPDSPFGILQQHAQMQQQQQQQQQQQQQQQQQLQQQQQHQHQTSQQQQQHHLNNIVADLSMNPSVANQHPLISMLTANKKKFDEFEEMNERAQVGGGENEQPKDKRLRTTILPEQLDYLYQKYQVESNPSRKMLENIAREVGLKKRVVQVWFQNTRARERKGQFRAHSQVINKRCPFCPALFKVKSALESHLTTKHADQCSRGEINIDALPDEELSMESSHSFSSSQLGEAGSKMSQSFGSNQSSQSMIPPMFPPFHGNMEDSLKKYYEESMKRYISELQAHHVTQNGAVTKEGLPSDLRVKTEGNGRAGESTGDCPLDLSKPVDLSRPIKMNLDHDIRAMMGDPGPLTDLSERSFCEDDSMSECTDNFDDESNPTSPASSTQSRTPGQGGNKRYRTQMSSLQVKCMKSLFNDYKTPTMAECEMLGREIGLPKRVVQVWFQNARAKEKKNKLALQKVLGTNDPDIQRLPEECKLCQFKYSHKYSVQDHIFTKKHIDVVKAYLESRMSKSELSGNASDSEFTVPPVPTMSEVNHNNNNTSQQQQMAQLQMLQMAGLPLPSAQAMAMAASKMDAKDQQQPSAEDMALLHQLYGLGLGFPQGFVQSAMLSATGGGDPEGGTPVSQLQLEPEALQNVLEGCSSSGEGTSNIRLNPGSVLGAVEAAVEAGYVCKACRLAFSSEAGVVGHQKNCGGKGTLRLIRSKYNCTRCECESFETIHDFQRHFESSHPSDPALAPSPGLSHEMEDVVNQITALAAKAAAQSPPDSNANIFCPPPEPKKPKMFHSVPVPSTGH, from the exons ATGCCATCTCCCATCCTCGGCGACACGTCGCTAGACGAAGGGGACAGCTGTGCCGAGAACAGGAGGAAGAGGAAAAGGAAAAGAGAAGACGATATGAGTCCGGAAGACGAGACCACTGCTTCACCCCCTGCTGGGATCATCGCCGGGAGAGACGAAGACGAGAGGAGGATGTCGTCGCCGCCCTCCGGGAGCAAGTTCATCCACGATCAGATCCCGGGGACGACGAGGCTGTCGGAAGACTGTTTAGACCAGACTGTAGTACAACATCGATCCAACGAAATGACTGTGACAGAGGACGTCCGCGAGAGTATGGAGAAGGCGAGGACGAAGGAGTCGTACGCCGAAGACTCGTGGGGCACCAGTGACGTGGAAAAGTTTGACGGCAAGATCGTCTACAACCCGGACGGATCCGCTTACATCATCGAGGACAGCGAGTTGAGCGAGGACGACACCGAACTCCCTCAGCTGATCGGCGACGGTTGTATCGTGGACGGACGAGGCGTCAACCTTTCCCAGTTCCAGGTGTTCCCACAGATAGCTAACGCTTTCTACGTGTCTCGGAACCCGTCTCTGTACAACGCTCTATACGGCAACTCGGCCTATTCCAACAAGCTTCTCCCCGACAAGAAGATAGTTCCTGAGATACCCATCATGCACAGCTACAGGGTGTACACGGTACGTGACAACAAGAGTGGTGGGGAGAAGCCGGAAAGCCTGGAAGTCAAGAAGTCCGGCAAGGACTGTTCTTCAGTTCCTGTCAAACCtatattaatgtgttttatatgtaaactgtCTTTCGGTTATGCCAAGTCTTTTGTCGCTCACGCGATGGGGGATCATAACGTGGTGTTGAGGGAGGACGAAAAGGACATTTTGGGTCATAAGAACGCTTCGGCCATCATCCAGTGTGTGGGGAAGGAGAAGGAGCCTCTGGTTTCCTTCCTGGAGCCGGTATCACCGGTGATAGGGTTGGGCGGTGACAAGCAGCCGCAGTCCTCGGTGACGATGAGTCGAACATCCCCGTCGTCCGCATACGGCGATATGATCCCCAAGACTTCGACGAGTGACGGTCACGGTTCCTCGGAGTGCGGTGAAGACAAAATGTGTTTGGACGATTCGGAGCAACACGTCCAGAGTCTACAAGTTCCTGAGACTTCGGTCTCCCTACCTCAAAACGGTAgttctagtaataataataattttaacagtagATTGATGAGTAATATGAATTGTGTTATGGACTTGACTCGAAAGAGTCCCGTTTCGGCTTCGGTCGCTTCCTCCGGCAACAACGGACGGAGCAGTGTGTCACCCGGGGCCAGTCCTTCACCGGGCTCCACGCTCAGTCCTTTGCTGTCACAAACTATGGGATACCCCCAGCCGCCTCCCAATTTCCTAACGGGGACGACGATAGGAGTGTGTCCCGACCACATGGGCGGCCGCCCCAGTGGGGTCGAGTGTGCCAAGTGTGAGCTCATACTCAGTTCCTCGCGGCTCGGAGGCATAGGAGGCCCTCTGGCCGGCATGCACTCCCGCAATTCCTGCAAAACCCTGAAATGTCCGAAATGCAACTGGCATTACAAATACCAAGAGACACTGGAAATCCACATGAAAGAGAAACACCCCGAGGCCGAGACCTCGTGCATTTATTGCATCGCCGGTCAACCCCATCCCAGACTGGCACGGGGAGAGACCTACACCTGCGGATACAAACCTTACCGCTGCGAGGTCTGCAACTACTCCACGACCACCAAAGGTAATCTCAGCATCCACATGCAGTCGGATAAACACCTGAACAACATGCAAGAACTGCAGAACGGTGGAGTGCCCAACGACATGTCCCAACACCCCACGACCCCGCCCCAACATCACAGCAAACCGGCGGGTATGTCGAGTCCGGGGGCTCACCATCACCCGCACCACCATCACAGTCCCATCAGCAGTGGGCAGAGTCAGAAGCCCAAGCCCACCTTCAGGTGCGACGTGTGTAACTACGAGACTAACGTGGCGAGAAACCTCCGGATCCACATGACCAGCGAGAAACACACGCACAACATGATGGTGCTGCAGCAGAACGTGAAGCACATGCAGACTCTGAGCGCTATTCAGCAGTCCCACCACCAACAGTTGAACTTCGAGTCCTTGCTGCATTTCCATCCTGGGCTGACTCTTCCTGGAGACAAACCGCCCCCTCACACGGAGGCGGCACTGGCGGACATGGCTTACAACCAAGCGCTGCTCATACAGATGATGACAGGAGGTCAGATGCCTCCACACATACCTCCGGAGCTGGCACCTCACATGGACATGGGGTTGAATCCGGAAACCATGGAGCCCCCTCCGGAGCCCGCCGACCCCAACCCGGACCACCTCTTCCAGTGTTGTGTGTGCAACGTGTTCGCCAGCGACTCTTTGGAGCAACTGTCCCACCACCTCTCCGCTGATCGCACAAAGATCAGAGAACAAGAGATCCTCGCAGTGGTGGCCGGACACTACGTCTGCAAGCTCTGTACTTACAAGACCAACCTGAAGGCCAACTTCCAACTGCACTGTAAGACCGACAAGCACTTGCAGAGGCTCCAGCACGTCAACCACGTCAAAGAGGGTGGTCCCAGGAACGAGTGGAAGTTGAAGTACGTTTCTTCACCCGGTGTGGTCCAAGTGAGATGCCACGCTTGTGACTACTACACCAACTCTGCGCACAAGTTGCAACTGCACGCTGCAGGACAGCGACACGAGGCCAGTTCTTTACTCTTCAGACACCTCAATTCTGCAGACGGTCCGAGGATCTTCCACTGCGCCCTCTGTGGGTTCTCATCCCGCGCGAAGCTGCCTCTGCTGCAGCACGTGCGTTCCATGAAACATCTCCAGATGGAGCAGATCCACCAGCTCCAGCGGCGCAGTGAGGGAAAGGAACTCCAGACCGACATCGGAGAGGTCTTCCAGATTCTCAGTCCCCCGCCTGAGCCTGAACAGGAGCAAG AACGAGCCGAGGCTCACATGAGGGACAGCAGCCGCGAGAGGAAGCTATCGACCCCAACGATACCATCTGAGACCCAGTCCCAAAGCATGATGGAAACGACCGAAGACAAATCCAGTGGAGACACCCATATGTGTCCTTATTGCAACTACTCTAGCAATTCGGAAATGAGGATCCAAGCACACGTGTTGGCCCAACATTCCCAGAACGAGAGACCATCCTCGGCTTCCTCTCCTGCTAGGGACTTCTTGTGCCCTCTTTGTCAGGATGGATTCCGGGACCGGCCACAGTTAGAGAAGCACGTGATGCAGATTCACAGCGTCAACTCGGAGGGTCTCCAAAGACTTCTGATGTTGGTAGACCAGTCTCACTGGCTCAACAGCACATCTAGATCCACCACACAACAGACGCCTCCAGGCCACCATCATAGCCCATCGTCGGTGGCGTCTTCCTCTGGCAGCAAAGAACAAGAGAGGCCTGCTCAGGCGGAGGGGTCCAGAGAAGATGAAAAGGAAGACGCGCAGAATCTATCAGCGAGTGAAGAACAAGTCGAGGACGAGAATAAATGTCAGACATGCCATAAAAGCTTTAGAAACATCGATGAATTGTGTCAGCATCAGAATGAAACGGGTCATCTTGAATTGAAACAAACTCCGAGTGGTCCTGGATACCTGTGTTGGAAGAAAGGTTGTAATCAATACTTCCAAACTGCACACAGCCTTCAGATGCATTTTCGGGAGATTCACGCACGAGGGGGCAATTCCACTCCGGCCGTAGCTGTGTCAGAGAAGCACGTGTACAAATACAGGTGCAGTCAATGCAGTTTGGCCTTTAAGACTATGGAAAAACTACAATTGCATTCTCAATATCATCTTATAAGGGATGCGACCAAGTGCGTTTTATGTGGAAGAAGTTTTAGATCAATTCTGGCTTTGCATAAGCACGTTGAGACTTCTCACCCTGAGTTGACAGAAGAAGAACTGATGGCTTATAAGCAGAGTTTGATGAACAATCCCCTTCTTTTAGCAGGTATAAGTGGCCAGATCTTAGATCCGTCCACCAATGAACTGCTGAAAAAAGAGAGCATGAAAGTGGATTCTGATGAGGCAATGGAGATTGATGACAGTCCTGGTAAAGATAACATGGACGAATCTGCAAACCAAGCTGGTGATGGCGAAAACAGTGACGATTCCCTTGTATATAAAGAACAACAGTTTCTTGAAGACTATTTAAATAGTCCAGCGATTGCTGAAGACAGTTACAACGATcctaacagaaaatataaatgcCATCGCTGCAAAGTCGCCTTTACCCGTCAGAGCTATTTGACTGGACATAACAAAACCTTATTACACAGAAAGGGTGAGAAGTTAAGTTATCCGATGGAGAAGTACTTGGATCCTAATAGACCGTATAAGTGTGACGTATGCAAAGAGTCATTTACCCAAAAAAATATTCTCTTGGTTCATTATAATTCAGTTAGCCATTTGCACAAACTGAAACGAGCTATGCAAGAGCAACAgcagaacaataacaataatccTGCAGTTTCCCCGCAGACGGCAGCTTCCGTAGCAGCAGCAGCCCTTGCGGCTACTCTGGGGGTCGCTCCGGGTCAGTTGACTCCTAAAACTTCTACTCTGACGGAGGAAGACGATAAGAAGCCTTACAAGTGTAACATTTGCAAAGTTGCGTATAGTCAAGGATCGACTTTAGATATTCACATGAGATCAGTTTTGCATCAAACAAGAGCATCTAAGCTACAAGATCTCGCCATAACTGGACAAATCGATTTAAGTAAACCACTGATTGAACAGCCTGAACCACAAAAAGCTCAAGATCAACATAAGAAATTAATTCAAGATATTTTAGGGTCTTCTCCCAAGAACTCTTCTCTTCTGACATCTCCTCCGTCTTCTGGAAGTGGTGCGTCTCAGGCGCCTGGTTCGTCTCCAGGGTCTGGTGGTTTAGTTCCTTCTTCTATTTCTTCGACACCGAATTTGACATCAGTTCCTACTAGCATAGCTAATAATACTTCGAATTCGCCTTCATCTGTGATACCGTCCCCCACCCAACAAGGCATGGTGTCCTGCCAGAGGTGCAGTGCCCTATTTGGTAACCAAGAACAACTGACAACTCACCAACAATTATACTGTATGTTCGGCAGTCCAATGACAATGTTTCCTCCACTGCCTACACCACCTTCATCCGCGTCTAACACGCTCACTCAGTCTCTTTCTTCACCTTCCAACAAGACGCCTCCTCCCAACCCCATGACACCTCTTACCGAGGACACGTTCCCGAGAATATCGATCCCGTCAAAGAAATCGTCTCAGATGTACAAGCATCTACTAGAAAGTTTTGGATTCGATCTCGTCATGCAGTTCAACGAAAACCATCAAAGAAGACAGAGAAAGGAGAGAGAAGAGAACGAAAAATTGATGGCAGAAATATCCTCGACCACGCCCGCCGTAGAAGAGATGGAGGTCCAAGTGTCAACAGCCGTGTCAGAGCAGCCGGAAGCACCGCCTCCGGAGCCGGAAGTGGAAGTAAAAATGGAGGAGGAACCACCCACAGTGGATCTCCCCGAAGTGGCGAAGTCGACCTGCCAACATTGCAACAAGGAGTTCTCGAGTGTCTGGGTGTTGAAAGCGCATTGTGAAGAGGTACATCGTGATCTAGTGCCCCTCGACTTCTTAGAAAAATACGCGCAGCAATTTAAATGTGAATACGAAAAGAAATCTGTGCCGACCTCGTCGAGCACCGCTACGACAAACACCACGGTGACATCGACCACCGCGGCGAACACTGACGTGACGCCGGAGAAAGATGAGGACAACAAGGAGGCGATCCACGCCAAGATCGGTCTCTCACAGAGTCAGTCCACGCCGCCCGAGATGGCGACTGCCCCCAGCACTCCCACGGCCTCCTCCACGCCAGCTTCCAGCACGGACTCACTACCCTCCACGCTGAACAACACCATCGCGGCCGTCGCTGCCGGCATGGGAGGCAGCAATCCCACTGCCACCAATCTCACCATGTCGTTGGCCCAGCAGATGAATGAGATGCAGGCCGCTCTCAACGTGATGGCCGCATCACAGTTGCAACAGCAGTTGCAGCAGTTTAACCCCATGATGATGGGAATGGCCGGTCTCGGAATGGGACTTCCTCTGGGACTCAACATGCCGGCGCTCGCGGCCATGAACCTCCAGCCTCCACTGGTCCCCATGATGATGCCGCCGCCGCCCTTCGACCCCATGGTCGGTCTGGGTCAGGGATTTTCCCCGCAGGGCACTGGACTCGACACGGCCGCTCTTCTAGCCAAACAGCAGCAGCATCTTCTGCAGCAGCAACAGCAAGTG GTGAATGCCTCGCAGCAGAAACGCGCCCGCACTCGCATTACCGACGACCAGCTCAAAATCCTGCGCGCTCATTTCGACATCAACAACTCGCCGTCGGAAGATCAAATTCATGAGATGGCCGGACAGAGTGGGCTTCCGCCTAAAGTCATAAAACACTGGTTCCGAAACACCTTATTCAAGGAACGACAGAGGAATAAAGATTCTCCTTACAATTTCAACAACCCGCCGTCAACGACTCTGAATCTGGAAGAGTACGAGAAGACGGGGGAAGCTAAAGTGATGCCGCTGAACAGCAGTGGGAGTAGTACTAGCACGGAGGAGCCTGCCACCCCGGCTAAGGAAACGCCGAAAACACCTCCGGCCGTAAAACCTACCCCGCCGCCCCCACCGCCGCCGCCCCCGGCCCCGCAACAACTGCCGGCATCACCGATGCAACCCCCTCATAAAAGCGGGCAACAGCAATCCCAAATGCAgcaacaaaaacaacaacattctCCCATTCAGCTGCAAAACCCATTCAATCCCCAGCCTCAGCAGTTCCCTCACCCTCCTGACGCCATAAAGAAAGAACCCAGAGAACCTATGAGCCAGCAGCAACTTGACGAGCAGAAATTTAACAACATGCTCATGGAAGCTGAACAGAGGCTGAAACGAGAGATGGTTGATGAAAAACCCAACATTTATCAAGGTCAAGTCATGTCCCCACCGAGCCCAAACATGAATGAACGAATGAATATTATACCTGCGAGAAGTACCTCTCCAGAAAATTTGACGTTGACTTCCATTATTTCTTCACAGCTCGGGCCAGAATCTATGGGCATGAACACCCCGAACCAGATGGCCGTTTCTCACTCCAACATGCTCCCACCGAAATTGACTCCACCAAATTTCACCTCACCCAATCACATGTCTCCTGCCGGTATGCCGTTGACACCGACATCTAGAAGTATGAGCCCCGGAAGGTCGGGTTCTGCAGACTGCTTCAGTCACGCCATGCTGGGAGGAAACAACGGAAATAACTCTGCCAACTCGAGTGGAAAACGAGCAAACAGGACCAGATTTACTGACTACCAGATTAAAGTTTTACAAGAGTTCTTTGAAAATAATGCCTATCCCAAGGATGACGATCTCGAGTATCTTTCGAAACTTCTCAATCTTAGTCCTAGAGTTATAGTTGTTTGGTTTCAAAACGCAAGGCAGAAGGCAAGGAAAGTGTATGAAAACCAACCTCCTGTAGATCCAGCACCTGGATTAGATGATGCCGGAGCAGGAAGATTCCAGAGAACACCAGGTTTGAACTACCAATGTAAGAAATGTCTTCTCGTGTTTCAAAGATACTACGAGTTGATTAGACACCAGAAAACTCACTGTTTCAAGGAAGAAGATGCAAAGCGATCAGCCCAAGCACAAGCTGCTGCTGCACAAATTGCTGCAGTGTTGTCTTCCGAAGACTCAAACTCCAGCACGATCGTGGAGCAGAACCAACAGAACCAATTGGCTAACTTGGTCGGATTGAATACATCTAGTAATCCGTCTACTCCAGCAGCTCCCATGACGCCGACCCCTTCTCAGTCAATGTACCCTCCGTCCCCTGTTCCACCAAGCACGCCTACACCTGACGCCAAAGATAGTTCTTTTCAATGTGATAATTGCAACTTAGTTTTTCCTAGATTTGATCTCTGGAGGGAACACCAACTTGTCCATATAATGAATCCTAACCTCTTCCCGTCATATCCACCAGACAGTCCTTTTGGAATTCTTCAACAACATGCGCAAATGCAACAGCAGCAGCAGCAACAACAACAGCAACAGCAGCAGCAACAACAACAGTTACAACAACAGCAGCAACACCAACACCAAACCTCACAGCAGCAGCAACAACatcatttaaataacattgttgCAGACCTTTCAATGAATCCTAGTGTAGCTAATCAACACCCTTTGATCTCAATGTTGACTGCTAATAAAAAGAAGTTTGATGAATTTGAAGAAATGAATGAGAGAGCCCAAGTGGGGGGTGGCGAAAACGAACAGCCGAAAGACAAAAGGTTGCGAACTACTATACTACCAGAACAGTTGGATTATTTGTATCAGAAATACCAAGTTGAAAGTAATCCTTCTAGGAAAATGTTGGAGAATATTGCAAGAGAAGTGGGCTTGAAGAAGCGAGTGGTCCAAGTTTGGTTCCAGAATACAAGAGCACGAGAACGTAAAGGTCAATTCCGGGCTCATTCGCAAGTCATCAACAAACGATGCCCATTTTGTCCAGCGCTATTCAAGGTGAAATCCGCTTTAGAAAGCCACCTCACAACAAAGCACGCTGACCAATGTAGTAGAGGGGAAATAAATATTGACGCGTTACCAGACGAGGAACTGAGCATGGAGTCCTCTCATTCCTTCTCATCGTCTCAGCTGGGTGAAGCAGGGTCAAAGATGTCTCAAAGTTTCGGTTCAAACCAATCGAGCCAGAGTATGATCCCTCCTATGTTTCCCCCTTTTCATGGCAACATGGAAGATTCTCTGAAAAAGTACTACGAAGAATCCATGAAAAGGTACATAAGTGAGCTTCAAGCTCATCACGTCACGCAGAACGGTGCCGTGACAAAAGAAGGCTTGCCGTCAGATCTCAGAGTAAAGACTGAGGGAAACGGACGAGCTGGAGAGAGTACAGGAGACTGCCCTTTGGACCTGAGCAAGCCGGTGGACTTGAGCAGGCCAATCAAGATGAATCTAGACCACGATATCCGAGCTATGATGGGAGATCCTGGTCCTTTAACCGATTTGAGTGAGAGGAGTTTCTGTGAAGACGACAGTATGTCCGAGTGTACAGATAACTTTGACGATGAGAGCAACCCAACGTCTCCGGCCTCAAGCACCCAGAGTAGAACACCGGGTCAGGGAGGAAACAAGAGATACAGAACTCAAATGAGTAGCCTCCAAGTGAAATGCATGAAGTCTCTGTTCAACGATTACAAGACACCGACAATGGCTGAGTGTGAAATGTTAGGAAGAGAAATCGGTTTGCCCAAGCGAGTTGTCCAGGTGTGGTTCCAGAATGCAAGAGCCAAAGAGAAGAAGAACAAACTAGCGCTGCAGAAAGTCCTAGGAACGAACGATCCGGACATCCAGAGACTACCAGAAGAATGTAAGCTCTGCCAATTCAAGTACTCCCACAAGTACTCGGTGCAGGACCACATATTTACGAAGAAGCACATTGACGTCGTGAAAGCCTACCTAGAGAGTCGGATGTCGAAGAGCGAGTTGTCCGGTAATGCGAGCGACAGCGAGTTTACGGTTCCACCGGTCCCGACAATGTCCGAGGTCaaccacaacaacaacaacacgAGCCAGCAACAGCAGATGGCGCAACTACAGATGCTGCAGATGGCGGGACTCCCTCTGCCCTCGGCCCAAGCCATGGCGATGGCCGCCTCCAAAATGGACGCTAAAGACCAGCAGCAGCCCAGTGCCGAAGACATGGCCCTCCTGCACCAACTGTACGGTCTCGGACTCGGCTTCCCCCAAGGCTTCGTGCAATCCGCTATGCTATCTGCGACCG